The uncultured Roseibium sp. genome contains a region encoding:
- the mce gene encoding methylmalonyl-CoA epimerase: MIGRLNHVAIAVSDIEAAAAVYRDTLGADVSEKVAQPDHGVSTVFINLPNTKIELLEPLGENSPIIKFLEKNPSGGIHHVCYEVDDIIAARDKLLADGARVLGDGEPKIGAHGKPVLFLHPKDFLGTLTELEEA, translated from the coding sequence ATGATCGGTCGGTTGAATCACGTCGCGATAGCGGTTTCCGATATCGAGGCGGCGGCAGCGGTCTACCGCGACACGCTTGGTGCGGATGTGTCTGAAAAGGTGGCGCAGCCGGACCATGGGGTATCGACGGTGTTCATCAACCTGCCCAACACCAAGATCGAATTGCTGGAGCCGCTCGGCGAGAATTCACCGATCATCAAGTTCCTGGAAAAGAATCCGTCCGGCGGTATCCATCACGTCTGTTACGAGGTGGATGACATAATCGCAGCCCGCGACAAGCTGCTTGCCGATGGTGCGCGCGTGCTCGGTGACGGCGAGCCGAAGATCGGCGCCCACGGCAAACCGGTTCTGTTCCTGCATCCGAAGGACTTCCTGGGCACTTTGACCGAGCTGGAAGAAGCCTAA
- a CDS encoding DUF1467 family protein yields MSVTYGIAVYFMMWWILLFAFLPFGLHRTQAEAGEIVPGSDPGAPEKPRFLRVIILTTIVTSILFIGFYFLKTSGYSLDDLPF; encoded by the coding sequence ATGAGCGTGACCTACGGCATCGCCGTCTACTTTATGATGTGGTGGATCCTGTTGTTTGCGTTTCTGCCGTTTGGGCTTCACCGAACCCAGGCGGAAGCAGGCGAGATCGTGCCGGGTTCGGATCCAGGTGCTCCGGAAAAGCCGAGGTTTCTAAGAGTGATCATTCTAACCACCATAGTGACGTCGATTCTCTTTATCGGGTTCTATTTTCTGAAAACATCCGGCTACAGTCTGGATGATTTGCCGTTCTGA
- a CDS encoding ribonuclease J produces MAAANDIVFLPLGGVGEIGMNLGLYGYGPKDDRSWLIVDCGVSFAGPELPGIDLVLPDIKFLEEEVNNIVGMVITHAHEDHYGGIIHLWPFLKVPVYATAFTAGLLEAKYESEPGSEKVPVTIVEQGERHKIGPFDVEFVAMAHSIPEPCALAIRTPAGMVIHTGDWKIDLTPGVGRPIDLDRLGELGREGVMALVCDSTNAVRDGESPSEADVAVELKKILKTAKHRVAVTTFASNVARIRAIAEAAADAGRDVVVVGRSMLRVIDVAGELGYLDNLPSFHDEEAFGYLLREKTVLLCTGSQGEARAALSRIASGDHRNIALSKGDMVIFSSRTIPGNEKAVGEVLNNFAKTGVDIVTDRDGLVHVSGHPRRGELEQLYKLLKPKVVVPVHGEPLHLAAHAEFAAAQKVPEVVRGKNGDIIRLVSGSAGIIDEAPSGIMVKDGNILDDPEVTGVKERRKLSYAGAVVVALVVDRAGDLQDDPEIAPMGLPDTDDEGEPMENIIAKAVVGAIRSIPKARRKDKDLVGEAARRAARSAVLEVWGKKTLCKVLVTRV; encoded by the coding sequence ATGGCAGCAGCCAATGATATCGTCTTTTTGCCGCTCGGCGGCGTAGGCGAAATAGGAATGAATCTCGGCCTTTACGGCTATGGCCCGAAAGACGACAGATCCTGGCTTATCGTCGATTGCGGCGTTTCCTTTGCCGGTCCGGAATTGCCGGGGATCGATCTCGTTCTTCCCGATATCAAGTTCCTCGAAGAGGAAGTGAACAACATCGTCGGCATGGTCATCACCCATGCGCATGAAGACCACTACGGCGGGATCATCCATCTGTGGCCTTTCCTGAAGGTGCCGGTCTATGCGACCGCCTTCACTGCCGGGCTTCTGGAAGCCAAATATGAAAGCGAGCCGGGATCGGAAAAGGTTCCGGTCACCATCGTCGAGCAGGGCGAGCGGCACAAGATCGGTCCGTTCGATGTGGAATTCGTCGCCATGGCGCATTCCATTCCGGAGCCCTGCGCCTTGGCTATCCGCACGCCTGCCGGGATGGTCATTCACACCGGCGACTGGAAAATCGATCTGACGCCGGGCGTGGGCCGTCCGATCGATCTGGACCGCCTGGGTGAACTGGGCCGGGAAGGGGTGATGGCGCTCGTCTGCGACAGCACCAATGCGGTCCGTGACGGCGAAAGTCCGAGCGAAGCGGATGTCGCCGTTGAGTTGAAGAAAATCCTGAAGACGGCCAAACACCGGGTGGCCGTGACGACCTTTGCCTCCAATGTGGCGCGCATCCGGGCGATTGCGGAAGCGGCTGCCGACGCGGGCCGGGATGTGGTCGTTGTCGGACGCTCCATGCTGCGGGTGATCGATGTTGCCGGCGAGCTCGGTTATCTGGACAATCTGCCGTCATTCCATGATGAGGAAGCCTTCGGCTATCTGCTCCGCGAAAAGACGGTTCTGCTTTGCACCGGTTCGCAGGGCGAGGCGCGTGCCGCGCTTTCCAGGATCGCGTCCGGCGATCACCGCAACATCGCGCTGTCCAAGGGCGACATGGTGATCTTTTCCTCCCGGACGATCCCCGGGAACGAGAAGGCGGTCGGCGAGGTGTTGAACAATTTCGCCAAGACCGGTGTGGACATCGTCACCGACCGGGACGGGCTGGTCCATGTTTCCGGTCACCCGCGGCGCGGCGAACTGGAACAGCTCTACAAATTGCTCAAGCCGAAAGTCGTGGTTCCCGTCCACGGCGAACCGTTGCATCTTGCGGCACACGCGGAGTTCGCGGCGGCACAGAAGGTGCCGGAAGTTGTCCGTGGCAAGAATGGCGATATCATTCGGCTGGTTTCCGGTTCAGCCGGGATCATCGACGAGGCGCCGTCCGGCATCATGGTCAAGGACGGCAACATTCTTGACGATCCGGAAGTGACCGGCGTCAAGGAGAGGCGCAAACTGTCCTATGCCGGGGCAGTTGTCGTTGCGCTGGTGGTCGACCGGGCTGGCGACCTTCAGGACGATCCGGAAATCGCGCCGATGGGGCTTCCGGATACGGACGATGAAGGCGAGCCGATGGAAAACATCATCGCCAAGGCGGTGGTCGGTGCGATCCGGAGCATTCCGAAGGCCCGGCGCAAGGACAAGGATCTGGTCGGTGAGGCCGCCCGCAGGGCCGCCCGGTCCGCCGTTCTTGAGGTATGGGGCAAGAAGACGCTCTGCAAGGTGCTGGTCACCCGCGTTTGA
- the proS gene encoding proline--tRNA ligase, producing MRLSRFFLPILKETPKEAEIVSHRLMLRAGMIRQQSAGIYSWLPLGHRVLRKIERIVEEEQARAGAIQLLMPTIQSADLWRESGRYDAYGKEMLRITDRHERDMLYGPTNEEMITDIFRAYVRSYKDLPLNLYHIQWKFRDEVRPRFGIMRGREFLMKDAYSFDLDQERAVGSYNRMFVAYLRTYKRMGLTAIPMRAETGPIGGDLSHEFIVLADTGESEVYCHADYLEKAIPGDDVDFDSDLSPIVADWTSHYAATEDVVDKAEFEGSVPEDKRIVARGIEVGQTFYFGTKYSDPLGAKVATADGTEVAVHMGSYGIGVSRLLGAIIEASHDDDGIIWPASVAPFHVGLVNLKAGDELTDSACEDLYGKLERAGIEVLYDDTDARAGSKFATMDLIGLPYQVVGGPRGLKDGVFEVKNRATGEKEMLSPEATLNKLVAALTA from the coding sequence ATGCGTCTGTCCCGGTTCTTTCTGCCCATTTTGAAGGAAACGCCCAAGGAGGCGGAAATCGTCTCTCACCGTCTCATGCTGCGCGCCGGCATGATTCGTCAGCAATCCGCCGGGATCTATTCCTGGTTGCCGCTGGGGCACCGGGTGTTGCGCAAGATCGAGCGGATCGTCGAGGAGGAGCAGGCCCGTGCCGGCGCCATTCAGCTTCTGATGCCGACCATCCAGTCCGCCGACCTTTGGCGGGAGAGCGGGCGCTACGACGCTTATGGCAAGGAGATGCTGCGCATCACCGACCGGCACGAACGCGACATGCTCTACGGGCCGACGAACGAGGAGATGATCACCGACATCTTCCGGGCCTATGTCCGCTCCTACAAGGACCTGCCGCTGAACCTTTATCACATCCAGTGGAAGTTCCGTGATGAGGTCCGTCCGCGGTTCGGCATTATGCGTGGCCGTGAGTTCCTGATGAAGGATGCTTATTCCTTCGATCTGGATCAGGAGCGGGCGGTCGGGTCCTATAACCGGATGTTCGTCGCCTACCTGCGCACCTACAAGCGCATGGGCCTGACGGCAATCCCGATGCGGGCGGAGACCGGGCCGATCGGTGGCGACCTGAGCCACGAATTCATCGTTTTGGCCGACACCGGCGAGAGCGAGGTCTACTGCCACGCCGATTACCTGGAAAAAGCCATTCCCGGCGACGATGTGGACTTCGACAGCGACCTGAGCCCGATCGTTGCGGACTGGACGTCTCACTACGCCGCGACGGAAGACGTCGTCGACAAGGCCGAATTCGAAGGCTCGGTGCCGGAAGACAAGCGGATCGTTGCCCGCGGCATCGAGGTCGGTCAGACCTTTTACTTCGGTACCAAGTACTCCGATCCGTTGGGCGCCAAAGTTGCGACGGCGGACGGGACCGAAGTCGCGGTCCACATGGGGTCTTACGGCATCGGCGTGTCGCGTCTGCTCGGCGCGATCATCGAGGCGAGCCATGATGATGACGGCATTATCTGGCCGGCATCCGTAGCTCCGTTCCATGTGGGCCTGGTCAATCTGAAGGCCGGAGACGAACTGACGGATTCAGCCTGTGAGGACCTTTACGGCAAGCTGGAACGGGCCGGCATCGAAGTGCTTTACGACGACACCGACGCCCGCGCCGGCTCGAAATTCGCCACAATGGACCTGATCGGTCTGCCGTATCAGGTGGTCGGCGGTCCGCGCGGCCTTAAAGATGGCGTGTTTGAGGTGAAGAACAGGGCCACTGGCGAAAAGGAAATGCTGTCCCCAGAAGCAACGCTGAACAAGCTCGTTGCGGCATTGACGGCGTAA
- the nuoN gene encoding NADH-quinone oxidoreductase subunit NuoN, translated as MTHLPDLLPVLPEIFLAIGVMVLLMIGAFGGPRVSFLVNGMSMGLIAATALFVLPFGAKMGETFGGAFVLDDFAYFMKLLVLIGSFFAIAMSWAYAKSQSFDRFEYPILILLATLGMLLMLSANDMIALYLGLELHSLALYVIAAINRDSVRSTEAGLKYFVLGALSSGMLLYGMSLTYGFTGHTGFAQISEVLSHQGASIGLIFGLVFILAGLVFKISAVPFHMWTPDVYEGAPTPVTAFLAAAPKVAAMGMLVRIVIDAFQPVTTDWQQVIVFVSIASMALGSFAAIGQTNIKRLMAYSSIGHMGYALVGLAAGTQTGVVGVIFYMTAYLAMTLGVFACILSMRRKDGMVEDINELAGLSRTNLPMAILLAVLMWSLAGIPPFVGFFGKWFVFSAAVEAGLYPLAVIGVLLSVVGAYYYLRIIKVMFFDEPAEAFEAMPVELRFVLGLSGVFVIFFAVLPGPIVQAATVAAGSLF; from the coding sequence TTTGCCAGATCTCCTGCCGGTTTTACCGGAGATCTTCCTGGCTATCGGTGTGATGGTCTTGTTGATGATCGGCGCCTTCGGTGGACCGAGGGTCAGCTTCCTCGTCAACGGCATGTCCATGGGGCTGATCGCGGCGACCGCGCTGTTCGTGCTGCCTTTCGGGGCGAAGATGGGGGAAACCTTCGGCGGCGCCTTCGTGCTCGACGACTTCGCCTATTTCATGAAGCTTCTGGTGCTGATCGGTTCGTTCTTTGCCATTGCCATGTCCTGGGCCTATGCGAAATCCCAATCGTTCGACCGGTTCGAGTATCCGATCCTGATCCTGCTGGCGACGCTTGGCATGCTCTTGATGCTGTCCGCCAACGACATGATTGCACTCTACCTGGGTCTCGAACTGCATAGCCTGGCGCTTTATGTGATCGCGGCGATCAACCGGGATTCGGTGCGCTCGACCGAAGCAGGGCTGAAATACTTCGTCCTCGGGGCGCTGTCCTCCGGGATGCTGCTTTACGGCATGTCGCTGACCTATGGCTTCACCGGTCACACGGGCTTTGCCCAGATTTCCGAAGTGTTGTCCCATCAGGGCGCATCCATCGGCCTGATCTTTGGTTTGGTTTTCATTCTGGCCGGCCTCGTCTTCAAGATTTCCGCGGTGCCGTTCCACATGTGGACGCCGGATGTCTATGAGGGCGCGCCGACACCGGTGACCGCATTCCTGGCGGCAGCGCCTAAGGTCGCGGCCATGGGCATGCTGGTGCGGATCGTCATCGACGCCTTCCAGCCGGTCACGACCGACTGGCAGCAGGTGATCGTGTTCGTGTCGATTGCCTCCATGGCGCTCGGCTCCTTTGCTGCCATCGGTCAGACGAATATCAAGCGTCTGATGGCTTATTCCTCGATCGGTCACATGGGGTACGCGCTGGTTGGACTTGCGGCCGGCACGCAGACGGGTGTCGTCGGCGTGATCTTCTATATGACCGCCTATCTCGCCATGACGCTCGGCGTTTTCGCCTGCATTCTGTCCATGCGCCGCAAGGACGGCATGGTGGAAGACATTAACGAGCTTGCCGGTCTGTCGCGCACCAACCTTCCTATGGCGATCCTGCTTGCCGTCCTGATGTGGTCGCTGGCCGGCATCCCGCCCTTCGTCGGCTTCTTCGGCAAGTGGTTCGTGTTCTCCGCAGCTGTCGAGGCCGGGCTTTATCCGCTGGCGGTCATCGGTGTGCTGTTGTCGGTCGTCGGGGCCTATTACTACCTGCGTATCATCAAGGTGATGTTCTTCGACGAACCTGCGGAAGCCTTTGAAGCCATGCCGGTGGAGCTGCGCTTCGTGCTTGGTCTGTCAGGCGTGTTCGTGATCTTCTTCGCGGTCCTGCCAGGGCCGATCGTCCAGGCTGCGACTGTGGCTGCGGGATCGCTCTTCTGA
- a CDS encoding biotin--[acetyl-CoA-carboxylase] ligase has protein sequence MTGGHSSEKTGSPASSAPGLRFEHHDTVGSTNTLAFEKARAGDPGRLWISAGEQTQGRGRLGRDWTSPRGNLFASHLLIDPAPVNRLGELPLLAAVALAEAVDQETGAYRLAKLKWPNDLLIDGAKLSGILLEAETLPDKSLAVVLGFGVNCVSHPELSLYPSIDLTALGYRVTAEGLLARLSARLAHWLENWQKADGFLPVRVEWLARAAHLGQKITVRNASDEISGTFLDLNTQGHLVLRLDSGELRTIYAGDVFLPGLKP, from the coding sequence CTGACCGGCGGGCATTCATCTGAGAAAACCGGAAGCCCGGCGTCCTCCGCGCCGGGTCTTCGTTTTGAGCATCACGATACGGTCGGTTCGACCAACACGCTCGCTTTTGAAAAGGCGCGGGCAGGCGATCCCGGCCGGCTCTGGATTTCGGCCGGAGAGCAGACGCAGGGCAGGGGGCGGCTCGGCCGTGACTGGACATCGCCACGCGGCAATCTCTTTGCCAGTCATCTGCTGATCGATCCGGCGCCAGTGAACCGTCTGGGCGAGTTGCCTCTTCTGGCGGCCGTTGCACTCGCCGAGGCCGTGGACCAGGAAACCGGTGCGTATCGTCTGGCAAAACTCAAATGGCCGAACGATCTGCTGATCGACGGCGCCAAGCTTTCCGGGATTCTGCTTGAGGCGGAAACCCTGCCGGACAAGAGTCTCGCGGTGGTGCTCGGATTCGGGGTGAACTGCGTCTCCCATCCCGAGCTGTCGCTTTATCCCAGTATCGACCTGACCGCGCTCGGATACCGGGTGACCGCCGAAGGGCTGCTGGCCCGTCTGAGCGCCCGACTTGCGCATTGGCTTGAAAACTGGCAGAAGGCGGACGGTTTTCTACCGGTGCGCGTGGAGTGGCTTGCGAGGGCTGCTCATCTCGGTCAGAAGATAACCGTGCGCAACGCATCCGATGAAATTTCGGGAACTTTCCTGGACCTCAATACCCAGGGGCATCTGGTCCTCAGGCTTGATAGCGGTGAACTAAGGACCATCTACGCTGGGGACGTCTTTTTGCCGGGCTTGAAGCCCTGA
- a CDS encoding lipoprotein-releasing ABC transporter permease subunit, translating into MIAGRYLRSRRRETFISVIAGFSFAGIMLGVATLIIVMAVMNGFRSELLGKILGINGHMLLQPIDQPLTDYDEVAKRIENVPDVISAIPFVEGQALISGPAGNLGGLVRGLRESDMRKVPLVTSNILHGTLDGFDSGKGVAIGSRMAQQLGVTIGDNVTIISPRGNVTPMGVTPRVKAYPVTAIFEIGMSEYDSTFVFMPITEAQGFFRMDGKVTGVEIYVLDPDRVGEMKAAIEDAANRPAYTSDWRQRNVTFFSALEVERNVMFIILTLIVLVAALNIISGLIMLVKDKGRDIAILRTMGATRGSVMRIFLITGASIGCVGTIAGFLLGLVVCLNIESIRQFISWVTRTQIFDPTLYFLSRLPADIDSGETVMVLVMALVLSLLATLYPAWRAARLDPVEALRYE; encoded by the coding sequence ATGATCGCCGGACGCTATCTGCGTTCCAGGCGACGAGAGACGTTCATTTCCGTGATCGCCGGGTTCTCCTTCGCAGGCATCATGCTGGGCGTCGCGACTCTGATCATCGTGATGGCGGTCATGAACGGGTTCCGGAGCGAGTTGCTCGGCAAGATCCTGGGCATCAACGGCCACATGCTGCTCCAGCCGATCGATCAACCCCTGACCGATTACGATGAGGTGGCGAAAAGGATCGAGAACGTTCCCGATGTGATCAGCGCCATTCCGTTCGTGGAAGGCCAGGCGCTGATATCCGGTCCGGCCGGCAACCTTGGTGGACTGGTCCGCGGTCTCCGTGAGAGCGATATGCGCAAGGTCCCCTTGGTCACAAGCAATATCCTGCACGGGACACTCGACGGTTTCGATTCCGGCAAGGGGGTCGCCATAGGCTCGCGCATGGCCCAGCAGCTTGGCGTGACCATAGGCGACAATGTCACGATCATATCGCCGAGAGGCAATGTCACGCCGATGGGGGTGACACCGCGGGTCAAGGCCTATCCGGTGACGGCGATCTTCGAAATCGGTATGAGCGAATACGACTCCACTTTCGTGTTCATGCCCATCACCGAGGCGCAGGGCTTCTTCCGGATGGACGGAAAGGTGACCGGTGTCGAGATCTATGTTCTCGATCCTGACAGGGTCGGGGAGATGAAGGCCGCGATCGAGGATGCTGCCAATCGCCCGGCCTATACCTCCGACTGGCGCCAGCGGAATGTCACCTTCTTCTCCGCCCTGGAGGTGGAACGGAACGTGATGTTCATCATCCTGACGCTGATCGTCCTGGTCGCCGCGCTCAATATCATTTCCGGGCTGATCATGCTGGTAAAGGACAAGGGCAGGGACATCGCGATCCTGCGCACCATGGGGGCAACCCGCGGGTCCGTCATGCGAATCTTCCTGATCACCGGCGCCAGTATCGGATGTGTCGGAACCATCGCCGGTTTTCTGCTCGGCCTTGTCGTCTGCCTCAATATCGAGAGCATCCGCCAGTTCATTTCCTGGGTGACCCGCACGCAGATCTTCGATCCGACGCTTTATTTCCTCTCCCGGCTCCCGGCCGATATCGACAGCGGCGAAACGGTCATGGTGCTGGTCATGGCGCTGGTTTTGTCCCTGCTGGCAACGCTTTATCCTGCCTGGCGTGCAGCGCGTCTCGATCCGGTGGAAGCGCTGAGGTACGAATGA
- a CDS encoding ABC transporter ATP-binding protein — MRTETERQAQSRPAALELKQIERCFQEGDNELRILSNANLRLGVGEMVALVAPSGTGKSTLLHIAGLLEHPDSGDVFIGGRNCSELDDDQRTAIRRNDVGFVYQFHHLLPEFTALENIMMPQMIRGLRKDVAAKRAQELLEYMRMGARATHRPSELSGGEQQRVAVARAVANAPRILLLDEPTGNLDPHTAHYVFDALQALVRASGVATLFATHNMEIAGRMDRAITLEEGRIVPL, encoded by the coding sequence ATGCGTACGGAGACGGAACGACAGGCTCAGAGCCGGCCGGCAGCTCTGGAACTGAAACAGATCGAACGGTGCTTCCAGGAAGGTGACAACGAGCTGCGGATCCTGAGCAATGCGAACCTGAGGCTTGGCGTCGGGGAAATGGTCGCGCTCGTCGCTCCGTCCGGCACGGGCAAGTCGACGCTTCTGCATATAGCGGGTCTGCTGGAACATCCCGACAGCGGTGACGTTTTTATCGGCGGACGGAACTGTTCGGAGCTCGACGACGATCAACGCACGGCGATCCGACGAAACGATGTCGGCTTTGTTTATCAGTTCCATCATCTGCTTCCCGAGTTCACTGCTCTTGAAAACATCATGATGCCGCAGATGATCCGGGGCTTGAGGAAAGACGTAGCCGCGAAACGCGCCCAGGAGCTTCTGGAATACATGCGCATGGGGGCGAGGGCGACGCATCGGCCGTCAGAACTGTCCGGCGGTGAGCAACAGCGTGTCGCGGTGGCTCGCGCAGTGGCGAATGCGCCTCGGATCCTGCTCCTGGACGAGCCGACAGGCAATCTCGATCCGCACACGGCACATTATGTCTTCGATGCGTTGCAGGCGCTGGTTCGCGCCTCGGGGGTCGCGACCCTGTTTGCGACCCACAACATGGAGATCGCAGGCCGGATGGACCGGGCGATCACCCTGGAAGAGGGCAGGATCGTTCCCCTTTGA
- a CDS encoding metal-dependent hydrolase: MLTAHLPAGYCLTKLMKNRPPLLLPVALFFSILPDFDLIWFFWVDGRQIHHHRYWVHIPAFWAVVGTVSLVAFWRTRFRPYVVIAVAAVFLHLVLDSLVGGILWLSPWDNTLYQLITIQPTKPHWLFSFILHWTFLAEVVIWGLAVALYRGEGRATEFSAQSEAVAVAAVQTTKSPPCE; encoded by the coding sequence ATGCTGACCGCTCATCTTCCCGCCGGCTATTGCCTGACAAAACTGATGAAGAACCGGCCGCCTCTGCTGCTGCCGGTCGCCCTGTTTTTTTCTATCCTGCCGGACTTCGACCTGATCTGGTTCTTCTGGGTCGATGGCCGCCAAATCCATCATCATCGGTATTGGGTCCATATCCCGGCCTTCTGGGCCGTCGTCGGGACAGTGAGCCTCGTCGCTTTCTGGCGAACGCGGTTTCGGCCTTACGTCGTCATTGCCGTTGCCGCGGTTTTTCTGCATCTGGTGTTGGACAGCCTGGTCGGCGGCATCCTGTGGCTTTCTCCATGGGACAACACGCTTTACCAGCTCATCACGATTCAGCCGACCAAGCCGCACTGGTTGTTCAGTTTTATCCTTCACTGGACATTCCTGGCAGAGGTGGTGATCTGGGGGCTGGCGGTTGCGCTTTATCGGGGGGAAGGCCGGGCGACCGAATTTTCCGCCCAGTCTGAGGCGGTTGCCGTGGCCGCAGTCCAAACCACTAAATCGCCGCCCTGCGAATAA